CAGCATCCTATGCTATTAACTAAATTTACTACCTTAAAACTATTTGTACTGCTACTGTAATAAGAGCCCTGCATGAGTTACTTTTATGGTAGATAAACAGCAGGAGAAAACAGAAAGCGGTTACACAATAATATCATAGACGGTTAACGTCGAAATTGGAAGTAGACTGTAATCAACTGAAGAGTCGACCAGCTCTATAAATACACCTGCTAAGTCTAACTTTTATAAATACAAAGATCAGTGTTTATACCTTCCTGCTTTTAGCATACTTAAATAGTACTGCAGATGACTGGGGAATAGACATACCGTAGACATTCAATTTCACTACACGAATATCGCGTCCAATGCTGTTGTTAGCACTGCAAGTGTACCTGCCTCCATCGCTTACTCTCACAGAAGAAATATTAACATGACTGATGATGTCACCTTCAGCAGTCATTCTCTGTCCAACCTAAAAAAAAGGTAAGAGCGTATGGTTAAGACTTGCCCACCCTCTTTTGACAGGGTATTATGACAAGTGTATTTTCTCCTACTGCTAGCATTATTCTAACAAGCATTATTTAGTGTTATCGATTAACTGGTGAGTTTTTAATACAATATTCCTATGTTCTAACGTATTTATAGATGGAAGGTCAACACAATTTACTGCTAAATACAgcaaataatacaataaatttgtGTTTAGAAAAATATAACGACCATTTCTTCAAAACTGAAGGGCTTCTTACCCAAAATAACATTGTCAcaatgttttataaatattcTGTATAACCGTTATCGAACTTTTAGGTCTAGCTGCATTGTAACAACCTTTTTTAAATAACTCTTTTTTTAAACTGGCAGGATTGCCTGAGCTATCTAAattttacaagtttgttgctATATTGGTTCCGGAATCTACTACTTCATGCCTTATCAACAACCCCTTAAATGAACTCTATAGAAAGGCATAACAAAGAGAGGACCATAACTGAGGAACAAATTATCTAAATTACTGCCTCCTCAAGGACAGCTAAACAGTGTATTTTTAGCCAGGATTACCTTGAATAAGAGTGAAAGAAGAGCAAACAACATAAAATTCTACTCGCAAAGAATTACTGTAAAACAAATGTATTAAATTTACTTCAGTGATTAAAATAGGCTGCCAACAAAATTACTCAACATAATCTGGTTTTTCATTAGCATTGTGTGCTAATTGACTTCTAGTTACTCTCGGACATCTGTGACAGTACAGGCTGTGTATCTCAAGTGGTCCAGAAACAGGAATGGGGTGGCCAAAAGTATATAACAAAGCTAGATCAGTGACATACTGAATACTTGTATAAACAAAAACATGAAATTATAAGTGCTTACTTTTACTCTTTTAAAATCTTGCAAATTTAAAAGGTTATCATCCAGCATCCATGTCACAGTCGGCACTGGATTTCCATAGACCTTACACTGCATAGAGACACTCTCATCGGAGTGCTTGTACTCGACACTCGGTGTCTCGTGAAATATTGGAGCAGACACTACAAAAACATGTAAAGTAGTAAGGAAAAGGAATGACAACTAAAACTTGATGTaggatataataaaaataaatgtttaaaaaaagtgGATAAGAATGGAACGCGATGAGAATGGCTGTGCATCATGGGCTGTCatgacaacaaaataaaatacaaccaaTCAAGAGACAGGCCCGAAAAATTGCATACAACCTCTATTGCGACCAGCTTCAGACATAATCAACCTACATGTATACTTGCAAAGTATATATCAAATGCACGGTTGATCTAAGTAGCACAGCCTTATTGTATACTGTGTACAGGCTGTGTACTTCATGGGTATATTAATGATCGCTTCAAAGTACTGCATTCTGATGCATCGGCACAAGCCAAATGCACAAGCGGTAACATAACAATGGCAACCGCTAGCCAGCGCTGATCCAGGTAAGCTCAGTGCAACTTGACACGAAAAGGGAAGCAATATCCTGACTGGATAGAGCAGCTTATCAACAATTGTTCAACTTCTTGGTTTGCCATCATTCGACAATGACCCAGCACGTAACAAAAGcatcaaataaattaacgaTATTTACATTATCcaatgacaatgtattatctATCAAAGTCTAATTTCCCAGCAGCAACAAGCAAAACAAACCTGACACAACTACAGAGTAAGGAGCCTACATAGCAAGTGTGGTTAGATATCAATGCATCATGCAGGTAAACTCGCATGTAGAATTACCGCCGAGTTCAAGCTGTGATGATCCTTGATCATTGTCATTAGAGGTGGAAACGAGACATTGATACATTCCGACATCCTTCCGAGACACGGACAGTATCGTCACATTTGTACCATTCACTATTCTATAGATGAGAATAGATAAATGCAGGTCATTTCAAAGGAATagacaaatataaaataagcaTGATGTAGCAGTGATAACTACTGCAGTAAACTAATACATGTTTCACTGTGAAACTGGTAAAGGAAATCACCTAATATTTGCATTTGGTTGAAGAGCTAAGCCATCTTTGTACCAGGCGATGCGGTTGTAGGGACCTCCAGTAATGTTACATAGCAGCAGCGCTGGAAGGGCAGCATCAATCCGCTGTGATCTTGGTAACACCTTGACTGACAATGGCTCTGCAATAAAGAAGCTCCGAATGCCATTAATAAGAACATTCTCCGAACAGCCATGAAGCTATACCCATGATAACAATTGATGGAAACCATTTTAGATATAGAACTTTGGCTACATCtagaaaatgtaaattgccagtCTATTGGCAAGCAGCCAAAGGCGCCCATCAAGAATGCAAATGACCAAGCTTATCATGGAAATTATCGGCTATTTCACATCCTATCCTTATCAAGTTACATAAGCGTGAGAGAGAACATGGATGCACAAAGCTGTGTGATTAGACCTCATTTGAGTActctttatataaaatattgacaTACGAGTTCAATACttacacataatactatatacaaGGATTTTTCCCACAGTCGCTGAATAGAATAGGTTACAAAAAGATCAATTTTTGAATCTCACAAAAGTCGGAATGGTCAACTACTTTAACAAAGAGTTAAGTGCAAGCAGAATGTCGCATGCCATGTATTGTTAAGCATAGACACTTCATCCTCAGAGGCTAATTGTAAATCATAGACGCTAGCTGCCATGCAGAGGCAAGGTCAGCTGATCAATACACTCAGTGTAGGTCTTTAAGCTCACTATACAGATATGTTAAACTTAGCTATGCCGGCAGACTGTCAGCGCTAGGTCAACCTTCATATATCAAGTTGATAATTGACCGTCAGGTAGTAATCATGAGATATAAAATGATAAACCTTTAATAAAAGCATGACTagcattataaaatataattaagggTGTCCTGCAGtttaacagaaaaaaacagttccTACGAAAAAAAGGTTCGCTAGTCAGACAGTATTTCAATTAGCAGGCTTTAAAATCCTTTAGCTCTGAAGCAGGCAAATAAAAGTACCAACACATGCAAAGAATAGCAGCAATTTATGGGCTAGCTATACCTGAGACTTGTAGATTTGTACTAGCTAGCTTGTAGCCATGGATGTTACTAGCATTGCACTGATACATCCCGGAATCCTCAGGTATCACCTCATCAATAAAAAGATTCCCATTTACAAGTTTCACTCGGTCCTCCGCTTTGATAGGCATTCCATTCTTTGACCAATTATAGCTAAAAAGTCAACACATTGAGCAGGCATAGAATAAAGAATGCtacatttaattaaaaaactGGCTGAAAGGAGCAAATTCTTACCTAGGAATAGGAAAAGACTGAGCTACACATGGCAGTGCAACAGAGTGTCCAGCTTGACTGCTAATGCTTTCTTTTTTGAAGTCTAAAGATGGAGGTGACTCAACCTTGGCTGTACACAAACATATAGTGATCATGAGCATTCCGTGTGACATGCAAAATATCCACAAAATTGAGCAGCATGCATGTAATGAAAAGATTAAATTAGCTATGTACTTGTGATTGTAAGAATACCATGACATGACAGAATTTTTTACTGTCAACAAGTCAGTATCGGACTATATTATTTGCGTATCATTATTGGAATGGAAGAAAGATGGAGGAATGCAAGTGTGCAAAAGTGAGGATAAATCTTTTCCCTTACATAGTAACAGTGCAAGATTGCAGTTTCTAACTTGTTTCCTATAGCTTCTAGTTCGCTAGGTAGTTATTAGCTACAGGTTCATTTATCGAAAACTAATTGCCACAATCATGTCACAAAcaaattacattatttaaaatatattattaatccATTGGGTGACAGAAAAACTACCGTCTAGAACATGAAGGATGGCAGCAGTGCTCGTCTTCCTCAAGTTTGGTTGCAAGCGATTGATAGTCACACATCTCACCATTTTGGTGTTGTCACGTTGACTCACCCTCATCAGATGGAGGGAAGACTCCattattactgtatttttaTCTGAAAATTTACATAAGACCGACTGATGCATAGACTTATATTAGACATGCCAGCATAATGATTTAAGCAGCAAATAACGGCAAGAGCTGGTAGTTATACAGGATACGATGACTCAAGATATATGAATGAGTATAAGACAATGGTAAAGGGAGCTGAAGATTCTGAACAGCTATGAATTACATGATTTTTGTCATCCTTGTCAGAAACTAACCTTGTAATATTACGCAAATAATATACCCTGGTAGAGATACATATGCCGTGGTGAATGATTGGTGGTGAATGATTGATCAAACAACGCACACACCAAAAATAAATGCCTTCCCTTGGCATTATCTTAATTTGACCAACTAAATGAAGGGTTAAGCCAACTGGTGGCCGAGACAACAAGTAGCCAACCAGCTATTTTACAGAAAGTGCGGAAGATACTTCAGCCAGCCTCAAAATATACATACACGTACATCTAGCTGCGATGGTATGATGATCTAATGTAAAATGGGTGGCTAGAAACATCAGCACTTATGCCAAACATAATAAAAGGAGTTGAGTAAAACTGGCTTCTCATAACGAATTCCAAACACTTTGTTCACTAACTTCATCCTTACTCAATACCCTCATTGGCGTTACTAAACACTCTTAAACAAAATACAGAGGTCTTAATCTTAAGCACCCAAGTTTGGTTTCAACATCAAACACAATGCAACACATCTATAagtaacaattttttcaatttcaaagacaagtgtttattatatatatttccaAAACTACTAAAATCTACTTAGAATCACACACAATACAAAAAAACTCTAAATAGTTGTAGCTCTGTTCCAGTGATGACGCCTACTCATTCGTGAGCTTAGAATAATTTTAACGGGAAACTAATTTTGCGAACGAAAAGCATCCCCGGGGAAACGAGACAACTTGCTTATTTAGAGCTTGCTCTTTCAGACAATAAGGTTCTTTTGTAAACTTTATACCAAACCATTCAATGAATTTGCATTCAAAAAAGTGCAAGGTCAGTGgttgaatatttaaaaatatctgtgtattatattttatctttCCATGGCCATGTCAATTGAAATACCATGACTATGTTTAACGAAGTAACCCTTTCCATTCTAGCGGTTGGCCCATTATATACTAACTAACGGTGATATTGATAGAACACAATATTTGTCAATAAGcgtgttacaaaaaataaagggtGTTTTCCTGACCATTGACCACACGGGTCTCATTGATCAGCCATTCGATCACATCAACATAGGGCTTGACAAAGGATGGCATTATTTCACACGTGAAGACAGCAGTGTTTCCTTCAGCCAGCCAAACATCAGGCGTGTAGACATTATATTCCATGTAATCTTCTACCCTCACTACAATCACAGTATTATTTCCTTGAGAATGTTTGAGAAGAAAGTCAAATTCAAATGGTTCATTAAGCTATTACTAAACTATGGGAAAAATCTACTTAGGATGTTGTGAGCTGAACAGTAGGCCTATATCTGACTAAATAAAGAGAATCAATCGCTTTTAGGTAATTAATCTTTTGTTACTATCAACATCTCAAACTAGAAAACATGAATCAGCTTTTGTTTATATTGAAATCCCATAAATAAACCATCAGACATTGGAGAAACTAATTACATATGACAGAGGTGTTACGCCGTAGCAGCATGATTCTCTAATGATGAATAAAGCCCAATGACCGGCATCATCTGCTTTTGTTACAAGAAAACTAATTTGCTAATGAACCatgatacaaataaaattaattagtaaTAACTTCCtttagcatatacatgtaaatttaaattaaaaatttgcctAATTGCTATTATTTTTGCAACACAGGAAAAAAATGATAAGATGGAGTCTCACAAACAAAATATCCCAGGAAGAGTCTATTATTTAATTATACTGTGTATAACCAGGCCACCgcatgacatgatccacagaaCCTAGAAGacagttaaaaattaaatactatatataacGTTTCATTTGCCGAACACTGACAATTTTATAACTTGCCAGTTATTTGTCTATCGGTAAAGTTCCATGATTTGTAACAGTTAATTGTCCACTGACCATGTTTTAGGACTTGGTCACTGTCAACCTTCAATCACCACCCAAAGATTGACAGTGACAAAAACTAACAGATAAGTACAGCTGTATTCTTAACCATCTCAAACTAGATAGTaaatagttaaatttattatttttaaatcaatttaaataagtATGATAAAATCACacattttgtaaagaagttgcAACGGTTGTTAACAGTTCATTTGAAATGAGTCAAATCAAAAACAAGAGTCCAGAAGGCTTGTGCTCGGGTTACAGAGAGAGACGGTCGCAGCAGCCCAGGCCCAAGTGAACAAGCAAGCTAcaaaaatgctataaaaattactttattaaagtaaaattacatattttaaagacttttaaaatttcatttttacaatttatttaatcaaaattacataTTCTAAATCATAGtgacaaataaacaaaaatactgTTAAAAAATGTCTTTCCACCACTTTTAAGACTTTAATTAACGgtaaatacaaatttttttacatttcacatGTATCTAATAAAATAAGTATTTCTTTATCATTCAATGACCCCATTATAAATGCATAAGATTCATATACATTACACGGAACTGTCAGCTTTACTTAAAAAATatcataacaaatatttatttttgtagcaTCACCAAATCAGACATATATTAGTCATTGTGCTATGAGAATACTTGGAGAGACAAAGTTGTAACTACTTCGTTCAAGCAATGGTTAGACACAccaacaaaatacatgtattgtaGACATCTACCATGGCTAGACACAGTGACACTAATCAGCAGTGAATTGCGCTGAAAAAGATAATGACTATTGAAGATTGGCCTCAGTGAGTGAAGGCTGACCtagtaaattatttattatagatCAACCTCACTTCCAGATAGTAATAGGCTTTGTGCCACtactttcatttttttattaaagaaaAAGCCTTTGTTAACGATTAAAATGAGCTAACTACAAAATTAAGAACTTCGATTCaccaaataaaacaaaaaaaaagcaTTTCATTTTAGAATGGATTTAATGGGTTACGAATTATCTTGAAACATGTCATGATAAATTCTGATTGGCCTATACATA
The genomic region above belongs to Watersipora subatra chromosome 1, tzWatSuba1.1, whole genome shotgun sequence and contains:
- the LOC137398207 gene encoding cell adhesion molecule Dscam1-like; this encodes MELKPLLLGVLLLCTHIGANIEPDTGPSFHLQPPSNLLVYSHVGATISCSAQGSPEPEVYWEKANGSSLCIAKNNIGKVVSRSVHVKTVRVEDYMEYNVYTPDVWLAEGNTAVFTCEIMPSFVKPYVDVIEWLINETRVVNAKVESPPSLDFKKESISSQAGHSVALPCVAQSFPIPSYNWSKNGMPIKAEDRVKLVNGNLFIDEVIPEDSGMYQCNASNIHGYKLASTNLQVSEPLSVKVLPRSQRIDAALPALLLCNITGGPYNRIAWYKDGLALQPNANIRIVNGTNVTILSVSRKDVGMYQCLVSTSNDNDQGSSQLELGVSAPIFHETPSVEYKHSDESVSMQCKVYGNPVPTVTWMLDDNLLNLQDFKRVKVGQRMTAEGDIISHVNISSVRVSDGGRYTCSANNSIGRDIRVVKLNVYGMSIPQSSAVLFKYAKSRKV